The window TCTGATAAATATAATCCTTGCCAGTTTGACtcctataaataataatcagcgacttaaaacatttaaataattttttaccttCTCTGTTGTTAATCCCAAAGAAGTAGAAAACACCTCCGGTAAAAGGCTTTGTTTCAATGAATCGTGTCCTTTAAATTCTAAGCTTTTCGGGTGGTGTAAAATGGTAAATTCACCAGATGAGTTTActgtttatgtaaaatatagaatatataagTAATAATGATATTCAAATTAGTATTATATTTACCCAGAACTATTAATGTACAAACATACACacatattttatacattttaatcaaaaagtaGCCCCAACTCTTAAAACTTGTGACTTAGAATGGCAATCATATGACTTTGTGAAATGTGACAGGGAGGGACTGACATTCCATGTTTACGCATGCGCAACTTTAAATCatcgatttcttttttaagtatATCATTTCGTTAATAGATGTcactaaatgaaaatttataacaattttaattaaatcattaaataatccGAGTTAATacacttaaattaaataattattaatatttttgttattttatttaattttacttttaatcgACATTTATAAACGTGAAATTAGTTCCTAACCTAAAATTCTAAAAtcagcataacctaaaaatatttaatcacGAAAAATCATgaatatatcattaaaatatttaaataagcAAATATTTCCACTTCAATTATATTCTCGATTCGCAAGCAGAAACGCGTATAATTGGAAAAATGAAGGCGTGCAATACTCCGGGTTTAAATATTACCCAAAGTAACTTAATAATCAATTTCAACTCCTTGGttgtaattcaattttaactttttatagaAACAGCGACTTTAAAGATGAAGAATACGCTCCATCTAAATTATTCAAGATAAAACGTATCACAACTTTAAAAGGGATACCtcattttgaaaagaaaattttaactgaGTTTAAATTAGATGGAAAGGTTAATGAtcttattattaactaattaataatacaaataattaatttttagcaaaGTGATATAGCAATCGTAAAAAATACCCCAGAAAATAATAGCCGTTTATGGAAAATTAAGCATTTAATCCAAATAGTACCTATAACTTTTCCGAATGGTTTTCCAATAGATTCAAAGGGaacgtttttaaaagaaaatggcGAGTTGATTGTCACCAAGGTGGTTGGCGAAGAAAACAAACTTATAGCTTGTGAATCTTTtgtgaaaaatgttaaaaaattagatgGGGATACATTACGAAGGGAATTAAGACGACGGTGGTTAAGTGGGTGGTAACAACAcgtcataaatttttttattttataattaaactcGAAACATAAATACATCTACtctgatttaaatattttagaaacattttcttcaataCTATCTCCTAatcttttcttaatttcttcaCTAAAATCCGTTTTTACAAACTTTGGATTTGGCAAAGAAGTAGCAACCAATTGACTTTCAATATCATGCATCTGATTATCATTCTTTTTTCCATCTTCAGCAGCAACCCTTTTCGACAAAATAATTTTGGCATATTTCACCGAATTTGCATTCGTTCTAATCGGAACTGGAGGTGCTGCTGGTCGTTTTATTGTCGCCGATGGAAACGACGTCGTTAAAGGAAGCTgctgtttgttaataaaaacaattttcccGCTATTTCCCGGTTTTGTAACCGTGTAAGACCCCAAATTTTGAGAGGGATCGTTTGGTTGAATAACGTTATTTGTTAACATTTGGTTGTCATCAGCAAAGATTATTGGCAAGTTCATTATATCTTGTGAGCTTAAATTTGTTGCAGGTTGAAGTGAATTTGGTTGTTGTTGATTTGGAGTTATATATGGGAGTTTCTTAATCGGTTTTGGAACTTTGTTgcttaataattgtttttttgaggttatgtatttACCCATTTCTgtgaattaaaatgttaattattgttgaaataattatatttttttgttacctTTTTGTGGGGGATTAaagcatttatttttgcaatccATGATACTCATTGTTGGGGTAATTGTTGAATGAGGATGTACATTTGCTGATGATCCTAATAAAGTTATCTTTGAGATGTCAATTTCTCGCCCGGCGTTTATAAATTTTCCAGCCCCAGCATTTAAAACAACATCTTCCAAAACTGAATTGgcaatataattaataatatgttatataaaataaaatctatatTTATTTACCTCGAATTTCCGGCccagtttgtttattaattgaaatcgACGCTGGATTAAGTCTATGTGAGTGTGGAATCatacctaaaaattaatttaaattataaaaatgtttaataagttttttaaaaataaggttaatttgattaaaaaaggaTTCTAAAGGAATAAATAC of the Onthophagus taurus isolate NC chromosome 10, IU_Otau_3.0, whole genome shotgun sequence genome contains:
- the LOC111428331 gene encoding large ribosomal subunit protein uL30m, coding for MNISLKYLNKQIFPLQLYSRFASRNAYNWKNEGVQYSGFKYYPKNSDFKDEEYAPSKLFKIKRITTLKGIPHFEKKILTEFKLDGKQSDIAIVKNTPENNSRLWKIKHLIQIVPITFPNGFPIDSKGTFLKENGELIVTKVVGEENKLIACESFVKNVKKLDGDTLRRELRRRWLSGW